From Lagenorhynchus albirostris chromosome 15, mLagAlb1.1, whole genome shotgun sequence, one genomic window encodes:
- the PPP4C gene encoding serine/threonine-protein phosphatase 4 catalytic subunit isoform X2, whose translation MAEISDLDRQIEQLRRCELIKESEVKALCAKAREILVEESNVQRVDSPVTVCGDIHGQFYDLKELFRVGGDVPETNYLFMGDFVDRGFYSVETFLLLLALKVRYPDRITLIRGNHESRQITQVYGFYDECLRKYGSVTVWRYCTEIFDYLSLSAIIDGKIFCVHGGLSPSIQTLDQIRTIDRKQEVPHDGPMCDLLWSDPEDTTGWGVSPRGAGYLFGSDVVAQFNAANDIDMICRAHQLVMEGYKWHFNETVLTVWSAPNYCYRCGNVAAILELDEHLQKDFIIFEAAPQETRGIPSKKPVADYFL comes from the exons ATGGCGGAGATAAGCGACCTGGACCGGCAGATCGAGCAGCTGCGGCGCTGCGAGCTCATCAAGGAGAGCGAAGTTAAGGCCCTGTGCGCTAAGGCTAG AGAGATCTTGGTGGAGGAGAGCAACGTGCAGAGGGTGGACTCGCCAGTCACA GTATGCGGTGACATCCATGGACAATTCTATGACCTCAAGGAGCTGTTCAGA gtgGGAGGCGACGTCCCTGAGACTAACTACCTCTTCATGGGGGACTTTGTGGATCGTGGTTTCTACAGCGTCGAAACGTTCCTCCTGCTGCTGGCACTTAAG GTTCGCTATCCTGACCGCATCACCCTGATCCGGGGCAACCACGAAAGCCGTCAGATCACCCAGGTCTACGGCTTTTATGACGAGTGTCTGCGCAAGTACGGCTCGGTGACCGTGTGGCGCTACTGCACTGAGATCTTTGACTACCTCAGCCTGTCGGCCATCATCGATGGCAAG ATCTTCTGTGTGCACGGGGGCCTTTCCCCCTCCATCCAGACACTGGACCAGATCCGGACAATTGACCGAAAGCAAGAGGTGCCTCATGACGGGCCCATGTGTGACCTGCTCTGGTCCGACCCTGAAG ACACAACAGGCTGGGGCGTGAGCCCCCGTGGGGCTGGCTACCTATTTGGCAGTGACGTGGTGGCCCAGTTCAATGCAGCCAACGACATTGACATGATCTGCCGCGCCCACCAACTGGTGATGGAAGGTTACAAATGGCACTTCAACGAGACTGTACTCACTGTGTGGTCGGCACCCAACTACTGCTACCG CTGTGGGAATGTGGCAGCCATCTTGGAGCTGGACGAGCATCTCCAGAAAGATTTCATCATCTTTGAGGCCGCTCCCCAAGAGACACGGGGCATCCCCTCCAAAAAGCCCGTGGCTGACTACTTCCTGTGA
- the PPP4C gene encoding serine/threonine-protein phosphatase 4 catalytic subunit isoform X1, with amino-acid sequence MDNSMTSRSCSEWEATSLRLTTSSWGTLWIVVSTASKRSSCCWHLRWDPPTSGPQTWATSGLTCLHPFHPHLLPIHPQLLSCAAGDGHILLGWSEKLSLTWGHLIGPLEDEVRYPDRITLIRGNHESRQITQVYGFYDECLRKYGSVTVWRYCTEIFDYLSLSAIIDGKIFCVHGGLSPSIQTLDQIRTIDRKQEVPHDGPMCDLLWSDPEDTTGWGVSPRGAGYLFGSDVVAQFNAANDIDMICRAHQLVMEGYKWHFNETVLTVWSAPNYCYRCGNVAAILELDEHLQKDFIIFEAAPQETRGIPSKKPVADYFL; translated from the exons ATGGACAATTCTATGACCTCAAGGAGCTGTTCAGA gtgGGAGGCGACGTCCCTGAGACTAACTACCTCTTCATGGGGGACTTTGTGGATCGTGGTTTCTACAGCGTCGAAACGTTCCTCCTGCTGCTGGCACTTAAGGTGGGACCCCCCGACTTCTGGACCCCAGACCTGGGCCACCTCAGGCCTGACCTGTCTGCATCCTTTCCACCCTCATCTCCTGCCCATCCACCCCCAACTCTTGAGCTGTGCTGCTGGTGACGGACACATTCTGCTTGGGTGGTCAGAGAAGCTTTCCTTGACTTGGGGACATCTGATTGGGCCCCTGGAGGATGAG GTTCGCTATCCTGACCGCATCACCCTGATCCGGGGCAACCACGAAAGCCGTCAGATCACCCAGGTCTACGGCTTTTATGACGAGTGTCTGCGCAAGTACGGCTCGGTGACCGTGTGGCGCTACTGCACTGAGATCTTTGACTACCTCAGCCTGTCGGCCATCATCGATGGCAAG ATCTTCTGTGTGCACGGGGGCCTTTCCCCCTCCATCCAGACACTGGACCAGATCCGGACAATTGACCGAAAGCAAGAGGTGCCTCATGACGGGCCCATGTGTGACCTGCTCTGGTCCGACCCTGAAG ACACAACAGGCTGGGGCGTGAGCCCCCGTGGGGCTGGCTACCTATTTGGCAGTGACGTGGTGGCCCAGTTCAATGCAGCCAACGACATTGACATGATCTGCCGCGCCCACCAACTGGTGATGGAAGGTTACAAATGGCACTTCAACGAGACTGTACTCACTGTGTGGTCGGCACCCAACTACTGCTACCG CTGTGGGAATGTGGCAGCCATCTTGGAGCTGGACGAGCATCTCCAGAAAGATTTCATCATCTTTGAGGCCGCTCCCCAAGAGACACGGGGCATCCCCTCCAAAAAGCCCGTGGCTGACTACTTCCTGTGA
- the PPP4C gene encoding serine/threonine-protein phosphatase 4 catalytic subunit isoform X3, with the protein MGDFVDRGFYSVETFLLLLALKVRYPDRITLIRGNHESRQITQVYGFYDECLRKYGSVTVWRYCTEIFDYLSLSAIIDGKIFCVHGGLSPSIQTLDQIRTIDRKQEVPHDGPMCDLLWSDPEDTTGWGVSPRGAGYLFGSDVVAQFNAANDIDMICRAHQLVMEGYKWHFNETVLTVWSAPNYCYRCGNVAAILELDEHLQKDFIIFEAAPQETRGIPSKKPVADYFL; encoded by the exons ATGGGGGACTTTGTGGATCGTGGTTTCTACAGCGTCGAAACGTTCCTCCTGCTGCTGGCACTTAAG GTTCGCTATCCTGACCGCATCACCCTGATCCGGGGCAACCACGAAAGCCGTCAGATCACCCAGGTCTACGGCTTTTATGACGAGTGTCTGCGCAAGTACGGCTCGGTGACCGTGTGGCGCTACTGCACTGAGATCTTTGACTACCTCAGCCTGTCGGCCATCATCGATGGCAAG ATCTTCTGTGTGCACGGGGGCCTTTCCCCCTCCATCCAGACACTGGACCAGATCCGGACAATTGACCGAAAGCAAGAGGTGCCTCATGACGGGCCCATGTGTGACCTGCTCTGGTCCGACCCTGAAG ACACAACAGGCTGGGGCGTGAGCCCCCGTGGGGCTGGCTACCTATTTGGCAGTGACGTGGTGGCCCAGTTCAATGCAGCCAACGACATTGACATGATCTGCCGCGCCCACCAACTGGTGATGGAAGGTTACAAATGGCACTTCAACGAGACTGTACTCACTGTGTGGTCGGCACCCAACTACTGCTACCG CTGTGGGAATGTGGCAGCCATCTTGGAGCTGGACGAGCATCTCCAGAAAGATTTCATCATCTTTGAGGCCGCTCCCCAAGAGACACGGGGCATCCCCTCCAAAAAGCCCGTGGCTGACTACTTCCTGTGA
- the ALDOA gene encoding fructose-bisphosphate aldolase A: MPHQYPALTPEQKKELSDIAHRIVAPGKGILAADESTGSIAKRLQSIGTENTEENRRFYRQLLLTADDRVNPCIGGVILFHETLYQKTDDGRPFPQVIKAKGGVVGIKVDKGVVPLAGTNGETTTQGLDGLSERCAQYKKDGADFAKWRCVLKIGEHTPSTLAIMENANVLARYASICQQNGIVPIVEPEILPDGDHDLKRCQYVTEKVLAAVYKALSDHHIYLEGTLLKPNMVTPGHACTHKYSHEEIAMATVTALRRTVPPAVPGITFLSGGQSEEEASINLSAINKCPLLKPWALTFSYGRALQASALKTWGGKKENLKAAQEEYVKRALANSLACQGKYTPSGKAGAAASESLFISNHAY, translated from the exons ATGCCCCACCAATACCCAGCACTGACCCCGGAGCAGAAGAAGGAGCTCTCTGACATTGCTCACCGGATCGTGGCTCCGGGCAAGGGCATCCTGGCTGCAGATGAGTCCACCG GGAGCATTGCCAAGCGACTGCAGTCCATTGGCACCGAGAACACCGAGGAGAACCGGCGCTTCTACCGCCAACTGCTGCTGACTGCCGACGACCGCGTGAATCCCTGCATTGGGGGCGTCATCCTCTTTCATGAGACGCTCTACCAGAAGACAGATGATGGGCGTCCCTTCCCCCAAGTTATCAAAGCCAAGGGCGGTGTTGTGGGCATCAAG GTAGACAAGGGTGTGGTACCCCTGGCAGGAACAAACGGCGAGACAACCACCCAAG GGCTGGATGGGCTGTCGGAGCGCTGTGCCCAGTACAAGAAGGACGGAGCTGACTTTGCCAAGTGGCGTTGTGTGCTGAAGATAGGGGAACACACCCCCTCCACCCTCGCCATCATGGAAAACGCCAATGTCCTGGCCCGTTATGCCAGCATCTGCCAGCAG AATGGCATTGTGCCCATCGTGGAGCCTGAGATCCTCCCTGATGGGGACCATGACTTGAAACGCTGTCAGTATGTAACCGAGAAG GTGCTGGCTGCTGTCTACAAGGCTCTGAGTGACCACCACATCTACCTGGAAGGCACCTTGCTGAAGCCCAATATGGTAACCCCAGGCCACGCCTGCACCCATAAATATTCTCACGAGGAGATTGCCATGGCAACTGTCACAGCGCTGCGTCGCACAGTGCCCCCCGCTGTCCCTG GGATCACCTTCCTATCTGGAGGCCAGAGTGAAGAGGAGGCATCCATCAACCTCAGCGCCATCAACAAGTGTCCCCTGCTGAAGCCGTGGGCGCTGACCTTCTCTTACGGCCGAGCCCTGCAGGCCTCTGCCCTGAAGACTTGGGGTGGAAAGAAGGAGAACCTGAAGGCTGCCCAGGAAGAATACGTCAAGCGAGCCCTG GCCAACAGCCTTGCCTGCCAAGGAAAGTACACCCCAAGTGGTAAGGCGGGGGCTGCAGCCAGTGAGTCCCTCTTCATCTCTAACCATGCCTACTAA